The following are encoded together in the Proteiniphilum saccharofermentans genome:
- a CDS encoding ABC transporter permease, with protein MNNLKLAYRNLFRKKQNNLIKILSLGFGLAVGLVLLSKVSFERNYDDFYPDADRIYQIWSILSGRTNETGLDQWGQVSGAIALGMKAELPEVEMATRFTPLTDEDAVFSTSDKKRYKGTFIMADSCFFDVLPRPVVTGNAKEILSRPMYAMVSKSIAEKMGGDVMGKQIQLETYPGRELIIGGIYRDVPENSHQRYDVIVSLNSLPSFFSLDGRENWLGNDRYRAYVKLHPGTDPTKLALAVRSMQKKHQDIESVEAKNGWTLTYAFQPLKSIHSGSPEVKRMTLLLTIIAFALILTAILNYVLIVITALVGRSREIAVYKCYGAENRNVGSLIMTETLLHFVLSLLLAGLLVFSFRGTIENMLSASLVSLFSLRSSLYLAVIAILIFLFTAFAPAYILSRIPVASIFRGTGQIRARWKLILLSVQFAAAAFLFSLLVIVSKQYNLMTNDNPGYSYKNVLHADATGVPQSTVQTAIDRLRQLPQVASVATASTLPFEGISGNNVVIPGEERELFNIADMYWADEHYVPLMEILIIEGKSFDVDSSPNEVIVSRSFKEKMKAIAGWNDVVGKDIIITWHGLSRIVGVYPDIRLGSISDQDMRPSVLFFRGTPNSKLIVKLKRMTGENIEQVYDILQETMSEKEVTLSPYSDSMIKMYSGERRFRDAIFIGGLITVLITLIGLIGYINSEMLRRRAEIAIRKINGANLSEILRLFMKNILVIALLACAVGEVAAALVASKWMENFTEKIGLSPFLFIGCGVIVVLFIELIVGMNCLKAANQNPVDSLKKE; from the coding sequence ATGAACAACCTAAAACTAGCATATCGTAACCTGTTCCGAAAGAAGCAAAACAACCTGATAAAGATTCTCTCGTTGGGATTTGGTTTGGCAGTCGGACTGGTACTTCTCTCAAAGGTAAGTTTTGAGCGCAATTATGACGATTTTTATCCCGATGCAGACCGTATTTATCAGATTTGGTCAATCTTATCAGGAAGAACGAATGAGACAGGACTGGATCAATGGGGGCAAGTCAGTGGCGCAATAGCTCTCGGCATGAAAGCAGAGCTCCCGGAAGTTGAAATGGCAACGCGGTTTACACCTTTGACCGATGAAGATGCTGTTTTCTCCACATCTGATAAAAAACGGTACAAAGGAACCTTTATCATGGCTGACAGCTGTTTCTTTGATGTGCTTCCCCGTCCGGTGGTCACAGGTAATGCAAAGGAGATACTGTCCCGACCGATGTACGCTATGGTTTCTAAGTCCATAGCAGAAAAGATGGGAGGTGATGTAATGGGAAAACAGATACAATTAGAAACCTATCCCGGTAGAGAATTGATCATAGGAGGGATATACAGGGATGTCCCTGAAAACTCCCATCAACGTTATGATGTGATTGTGTCACTCAATTCGCTACCCTCTTTTTTCAGTTTAGACGGACGGGAAAATTGGCTGGGAAATGACCGCTATCGGGCGTATGTGAAACTGCATCCGGGGACTGATCCCACAAAACTGGCTCTTGCCGTCCGGAGTATGCAAAAGAAACATCAGGACATAGAGTCGGTAGAGGCTAAAAACGGTTGGACTCTCACCTATGCTTTTCAGCCATTAAAATCAATTCATAGCGGCTCTCCCGAGGTCAAGAGGATGACACTACTGCTTACAATTATAGCTTTCGCACTGATTCTTACCGCTATCCTGAATTATGTACTGATTGTGATCACCGCATTGGTAGGCCGTTCAAGGGAGATAGCAGTATATAAATGTTATGGGGCTGAAAACCGGAATGTGGGTAGTTTAATAATGACCGAGACATTACTTCATTTTGTCTTATCCCTGCTGCTTGCCGGTTTACTTGTATTCAGTTTCAGGGGAACGATAGAGAATATGCTTTCTGCATCATTGGTTTCATTGTTTAGTCTCCGTTCTTCCCTCTATCTGGCGGTAATTGCCATTCTCATCTTTCTATTTACCGCATTTGCTCCCGCTTATATTTTATCCCGTATTCCTGTGGCAAGCATTTTTCGGGGTACAGGACAGATCCGGGCAAGATGGAAACTGATATTACTTTCGGTGCAATTCGCTGCGGCAGCATTCCTTTTTTCGTTGTTAGTCATTGTCAGCAAACAATATAATCTGATGACCAATGATAACCCGGGTTACTCTTATAAGAACGTCTTACATGCAGATGCTACCGGTGTACCGCAAAGTACTGTCCAGACGGCCATAGACCGGTTACGTCAATTGCCACAGGTGGCATCCGTGGCGACAGCGAGCACTCTCCCGTTCGAGGGTATATCTGGTAATAATGTGGTTATACCCGGCGAGGAGCGTGAACTGTTCAATATTGCCGATATGTACTGGGCAGACGAGCATTACGTTCCATTGATGGAAATACTCATTATCGAAGGGAAATCATTCGACGTTGACAGTAGCCCCAATGAAGTGATTGTCAGCCGGTCATTCAAAGAAAAAATGAAAGCAATAGCCGGATGGAACGATGTGGTTGGGAAGGATATAATTATTACTTGGCATGGGTTGAGCCGAATCGTGGGGGTATATCCGGACATCCGGCTGGGTTCAATTTCCGATCAGGATATGCGCCCGTCGGTACTGTTTTTCAGAGGTACTCCAAATAGCAAGTTGATCGTCAAGCTCAAAAGAATGACAGGTGAGAACATCGAACAGGTATATGATATCCTGCAGGAAACCATGTCCGAAAAAGAAGTCACACTTTCGCCTTACAGCGACAGTATGATAAAGATGTATTCGGGTGAACGGCGATTCCGTGATGCTATTTTTATCGGGGGATTAATTACCGTACTCATTACGCTTATAGGGTTAATTGGTTACATCAATAGTGAAATGTTGCGGCGTAGGGCCGAAATTGCGATCAGAAAAATCAATGGGGCAAACCTGAGCGAGATATTAAGATTATTCATGAAAAATATCCTTGTTATTGCTCTGTTGGCCTGCGCGGTAGGAGAAGTTGCAGCTGCCTTGGTGGCATCTAAATGGATGGAGAATTTTACTGAGAAAATCGGATTGTCTCCGTTTTTATTTATCGGATGCGGAGTCATTGTGGTATTGTTTATCGAATTGATTGTGGGTATGAATTGTCTGAAAGCAGCCAACCAGAATCCTGTCGATTCGCTGAAGAAAGAGTGA
- a CDS encoding ABC transporter permease: protein MNIFKNFFGLLKTFKSSSLINIVGLSVALIVFFIVAIQVHYDFTYDRSYKNTDKLLQFNQYNVNTGAAATNVNFQIPARIAQAAPEIENYCMAAFWGEQKFDIDKGVTSPETYSIYLSRTTPGFFDIFTPEILSGDTTALFSQPGKAMISEKTALRVFGDENPVGKTMRFRYNKNELMIAAVYKDFPDNSSLPNGLFTHLPENDETEWSFNSYFLVSKGDHTAIQEKLNNKEILGEGWAKHNEENPDKRIELRLTPPGDLYLNNAGKGGSKRINTTYTLLAIGIITVFIAFVNFVNLSVAMAPARVRSINIRKILGVDKTKLKLTVATESVFFTLISIIIALIAIFYLRTTTFAKEIFAADLSFGHHLPLLIAVSLILLIASFLIGLYTMRYCTSVDESEALKGSFSLNKRSVKLRNTLIVFQFATAISLIGVTMFIKQQNDYMLRYDWGISKENVVYVPLSGLGREAQTFGQELLRDSRIKDYTITRDIPGRIGMSWGREFEGKQINLRVWSVDNRFFDFFDIKILEGRKPEQMDSVVSQIVVNETFLKKYEFTGDIVGKDFDAFGPGRIQAIAQDINFETLHESISPMAFGVLSRWQNFNTFMIKLSGNDVKGSLDYIESTWKKFSQDPFEVHFLDGEMDKLYKTETNMASLIAIFGLVIVAIAVMGVYGLILFDAKSKSKEIAIRKINGSTEKEILFMLNRTVLLQLCIAFLIATPVAYYAIMKWLENFSYKVPLHWWIFPLSGIIVLFIVVLTVSGQSWRAAIANPVNSLKTE from the coding sequence ATGAATATCTTTAAAAACTTTTTCGGCCTGCTGAAGACTTTCAAGTCATCCTCCCTGATCAATATTGTCGGGCTGTCCGTGGCGTTGATCGTATTCTTTATTGTAGCCATACAGGTACATTATGACTTTACCTATGACAGGTCATATAAAAACACGGATAAGCTGCTTCAATTCAACCAATACAATGTAAACACAGGAGCGGCGGCTACAAACGTAAACTTTCAGATCCCGGCACGGATCGCGCAGGCTGCTCCCGAGATTGAAAATTATTGTATGGCAGCATTTTGGGGAGAGCAGAAATTCGATATTGACAAGGGTGTTACGTCGCCGGAAACCTATTCAATATACCTCTCCCGCACAACGCCCGGATTCTTTGACATATTCACCCCTGAGATTCTATCCGGCGACACAACCGCCCTTTTCTCACAACCCGGCAAGGCGATGATTTCCGAAAAAACGGCCCTACGCGTGTTCGGAGATGAAAATCCGGTCGGAAAAACCATGCGTTTCCGGTATAATAAGAATGAACTGATGATCGCTGCCGTCTATAAAGATTTCCCCGACAACAGCAGCCTGCCGAACGGGTTGTTTACCCACCTGCCTGAAAATGATGAGACGGAATGGAGTTTCAACTCTTATTTCCTGGTAAGCAAGGGGGATCATACAGCCATTCAGGAAAAGCTGAACAATAAAGAGATCCTCGGTGAAGGATGGGCCAAACACAATGAAGAGAACCCAGACAAGAGAATCGAATTACGACTGACTCCTCCCGGCGATCTGTATCTGAACAATGCCGGAAAAGGAGGCAGCAAACGCATCAACACAACCTATACGTTGCTGGCGATAGGAATAATTACGGTTTTTATCGCATTTGTAAACTTTGTGAACCTGTCTGTAGCGATGGCACCCGCCCGCGTACGCAGCATCAATATCCGTAAGATTCTGGGGGTTGACAAAACGAAGTTGAAATTAACGGTGGCAACGGAAAGCGTGTTCTTTACCCTGATTTCAATCATTATCGCCCTGATCGCGATATTCTACCTCAGAACCACCACATTCGCAAAAGAGATATTCGCTGCCGATCTGTCATTTGGGCACCATCTTCCCTTGCTGATAGCCGTATCCCTGATTTTACTCATCGCATCCTTTCTTATAGGACTTTATACGATGCGTTACTGCACCTCGGTTGACGAATCGGAAGCACTGAAAGGGTCTTTTTCGTTGAATAAGCGAAGTGTAAAACTGCGCAACACACTGATTGTTTTCCAGTTCGCCACGGCCATCAGCCTGATCGGTGTAACCATGTTCATAAAGCAACAAAACGACTATATGCTGCGCTACGACTGGGGAATATCCAAAGAGAACGTGGTGTATGTCCCCCTTTCCGGGCTTGGCCGTGAAGCGCAGACTTTCGGGCAGGAGCTGCTACGTGATTCACGTATAAAGGACTATACTATTACGCGCGACATACCCGGAAGAATAGGCATGTCGTGGGGAAGGGAGTTTGAAGGGAAACAGATCAATCTCAGGGTATGGTCGGTCGATAACAGGTTTTTCGATTTCTTCGATATCAAGATCCTTGAAGGACGCAAACCGGAACAGATGGATTCGGTGGTATCGCAGATCGTAGTCAACGAAACGTTCCTGAAGAAATATGAATTTACAGGCGATATAGTAGGGAAAGATTTCGACGCGTTCGGGCCGGGGCGCATACAGGCAATTGCCCAAGATATCAATTTCGAGACGCTGCACGAAAGCATCTCTCCAATGGCTTTCGGTGTGCTTAGCAGATGGCAGAATTTCAATACTTTTATGATTAAACTTTCGGGCAATGACGTGAAAGGGAGCTTGGATTATATTGAAAGTACCTGGAAAAAGTTCAGTCAAGACCCGTTCGAGGTGCATTTTCTGGATGGGGAGATGGATAAGCTATACAAGACCGAAACAAATATGGCCTCCTTGATTGCTATTTTCGGATTAGTCATCGTAGCAATAGCCGTTATGGGGGTTTATGGCCTGATACTGTTTGACGCGAAATCCAAATCAAAGGAAATAGCCATCCGGAAAATCAACGGATCAACCGAGAAAGAGATCCTGTTCATGCTGAATCGTACGGTTTTACTACAACTGTGCATCGCATTTCTCATAGCGACACCGGTGGCATACTACGCAATCATGAAATGGTTGGAGAACTTCTCCTATAAAGTACCTTTACATTGGTGGATTTTCCCGTTATCCGGAATTATTGTCTTGTTTATCGTGGTACTGACCGTAAGCGGTCAGAGTTGGCGTGCCGCTATCGCTAATCCGGTGAATTCTCTGAAAACGGAGTAA
- a CDS encoding ABC transporter permease — protein MNILRSYKRTRFFLWVNITGLAIGLAVSIMLILFVVNELSYDKHFANSERIVRLITVWEGKDQTTNYAINMRKAYTELPAKIPGVETAVQLYRRGTLEVTREKERFQNVRTLCVDPEFFNVFQMTFVEGNAQTALDNTNSIVLTRRQADIIFGDSHSAINQILKISDQDYTVSAVVENLPANTHFSFDALLPMQSISHWMEGMQGLEFLTYYLISPDASPGDVRIAIEKEYSSITAAFGEAFNAKIYGKTDKLTDVYLHSDGFSGNIGRMGDIRLVWLLSGLSLFILLLAVSNFINLFIAQGETRMREIGIRKTNGAAIADIVRQFFSEVSGIVLIAFIIGVILTIILAPYFSELIHREIDMAQLWNPSFILSAIGLFIMTVVSSAFYPALYLSRFSPLDILGKRIRFSKRRLMVGVVIFQSIITIVLVSFIMIVNSQTNYLKNIPLGYNPENVVTVPLNRTIYNSFDAIRQELLSVPEIKQVSAAQHTFGGGYSGQRISLLDNKEERHGIGEYRIMPGICELMELQLLEGDFFKENAPDSVNQIVLNEAAVKMLGLSYPVAGKSVMYTGGITEIVGVAKDFCYAFPADKIEPMALSKTSGGNLIYIRFREGTDRKEAIEKTLAVFHQFDPDFILNSTWSEDIYTGKFETFTTTSKVITLASLLSIFIAMLGLVAIHLYTTVRRTKEIGIRRINGANSSSIFNLLTGDIVKWIVIAGIVAVPIIYYMATNMLNEYSNHTSLNWTMFVIPILIQCIIAILATSGVTLWALHQNPVNALKKE, from the coding sequence ATGAACATTCTAAGATCTTACAAGCGTACCCGATTTTTCTTATGGGTGAATATTACCGGATTAGCCATCGGATTGGCGGTTTCTATTATGCTAATCCTATTCGTGGTAAATGAATTGAGTTACGACAAGCATTTTGCGAACAGCGAACGGATTGTGCGATTGATTACCGTCTGGGAAGGAAAAGACCAGACTACTAACTATGCCATCAATATGCGCAAAGCTTACACGGAACTACCGGCAAAAATTCCTGGGGTGGAAACAGCTGTACAACTCTATCGGAGAGGAACATTAGAGGTAACTCGTGAAAAGGAGCGTTTTCAGAATGTCCGTACTTTATGCGTTGACCCTGAATTTTTCAACGTATTTCAGATGACGTTTGTGGAAGGAAATGCCCAGACGGCATTGGACAATACCAATTCAATTGTGCTGACACGCCGGCAAGCCGATATAATTTTTGGAGATAGTCACAGTGCGATCAATCAAATACTCAAAATCAGCGACCAGGATTATACTGTTTCGGCAGTAGTTGAGAATCTCCCGGCCAATACCCACTTCTCATTCGATGCATTACTTCCCATGCAATCCATCAGTCATTGGATGGAAGGTATGCAGGGATTGGAATTTCTGACCTACTACCTGATCAGTCCGGATGCATCGCCCGGCGATGTCAGGATCGCTATCGAGAAAGAATATTCCTCTATCACTGCTGCTTTCGGCGAAGCATTCAATGCGAAAATTTATGGCAAAACAGATAAACTGACTGATGTTTATTTACATTCCGATGGATTCAGCGGCAATATTGGAAGGATGGGTGACATACGCCTCGTCTGGCTCCTGTCGGGACTATCACTGTTTATATTGCTGCTCGCCGTCAGCAACTTCATCAATCTATTTATCGCGCAGGGTGAAACCCGTATGCGTGAGATTGGTATCCGTAAGACTAACGGTGCGGCTATCGCTGATATTGTCCGTCAGTTCTTTTCCGAGGTATCAGGTATCGTATTGATCGCCTTTATCATCGGTGTGATCCTTACGATCATACTTGCTCCCTATTTTTCGGAATTGATCCACAGGGAGATTGATATGGCCCAGCTATGGAATCCCTCTTTTATCCTGTCGGCCATTGGCCTTTTCATCATGACCGTTGTTTCTTCGGCATTTTATCCTGCGCTATATCTCAGTCGCTTCAGTCCGCTCGATATCCTGGGTAAAAGAATCCGGTTTTCAAAACGCAGGTTGATGGTGGGCGTAGTGATTTTTCAATCCATCATTACCATTGTGCTTGTGTCTTTTATCATGATCGTCAACAGCCAGACCAATTATCTCAAAAATATTCCCCTCGGATATAATCCTGAAAATGTAGTGACTGTTCCCCTGAACAGAACAATCTACAATAGTTTTGATGCGATAAGACAGGAATTGCTTTCCGTGCCTGAAATAAAACAGGTAAGTGCTGCGCAACATACTTTCGGAGGGGGATACAGCGGACAGCGGATCAGCCTGCTCGACAACAAAGAGGAGAGACATGGCATCGGAGAATACCGGATCATGCCGGGAATATGTGAGTTGATGGAACTGCAATTGCTTGAAGGTGATTTTTTCAAGGAAAACGCTCCCGACAGCGTCAATCAGATCGTGCTGAACGAAGCTGCCGTCAAGATGCTGGGGCTATCATACCCGGTTGCCGGGAAATCTGTGATGTATACAGGAGGGATTACCGAAATAGTTGGGGTTGCAAAAGATTTTTGTTATGCATTTCCAGCCGATAAAATTGAGCCAATGGCTTTGAGTAAAACAAGCGGAGGCAATTTGATATATATCCGTTTCAGGGAGGGAACAGACCGTAAAGAGGCAATCGAAAAAACATTGGCTGTATTTCATCAGTTCGATCCCGATTTTATTCTGAACTCAACATGGAGTGAAGATATCTATACCGGAAAGTTTGAGACCTTCACCACCACTTCTAAGGTAATCACATTGGCATCATTGCTTTCGATATTTATTGCTATGTTGGGACTGGTAGCCATACACTTATATACGACGGTTCGTAGGACAAAAGAAATAGGAATCCGCAGGATCAACGGGGCCAACTCCTCATCGATATTCAATTTATTGACAGGTGATATTGTCAAATGGATTGTGATTGCCGGAATCGTAGCCGTCCCCATTATCTATTATATGGCAACCAACATGCTAAATGAATACAGCAATCATACTTCATTGAACTGGACAATGTTCGTGATTCCCATATTGATCCAATGCATCATTGCCATTCTGGCTACATCCGGAGTGACGCTGTGGGCTTTGCACCAGAATCCAGTGAATGCGTTGAAGAAAGAGTGA
- a CDS encoding ABC transporter ATP-binding protein, with the protein MIKINDLRKVFRTEEVETIALNNISMEVKEGEFVAIMGPSGCGKSTLLNILGLLDNPTSGEYWLDNKEVGHLKEKERTQTRKGKIGFVFQSFNLIEEMTVYENVELPLTYLKVKASERKKRVEEVLRRMNISHRAGHFPNQLSGGQQQRVAIARAVIANPKLILADEPTGNLDSKNGKDVMDLLTELNREGTTIVMVTHSQHDASFAHRIVNLFDGQIVTEVQM; encoded by the coding sequence ATGATTAAGATTAACGATTTAAGAAAAGTATTCCGTACGGAAGAGGTAGAAACCATCGCGTTGAACAATATCTCAATGGAAGTAAAAGAGGGTGAATTTGTGGCCATCATGGGACCGTCGGGTTGTGGTAAATCCACCCTGCTGAATATCCTCGGGCTACTGGATAATCCCACATCGGGCGAATATTGGCTCGACAATAAGGAGGTAGGGCATCTTAAAGAAAAAGAACGCACGCAGACCCGTAAGGGCAAAATTGGTTTTGTGTTCCAAAGTTTTAACCTGATCGAAGAGATGACCGTATATGAAAATGTGGAGTTACCGCTTACCTATCTCAAAGTAAAAGCATCGGAACGCAAGAAACGGGTGGAGGAAGTGCTTCGTCGCATGAATATCAGCCACCGTGCGGGACATTTTCCCAACCAGCTTTCGGGTGGTCAGCAGCAACGTGTAGCCATTGCCCGCGCCGTCATCGCTAATCCCAAGCTGATTCTTGCCGATGAGCCAACCGGTAACCTCGACTCGAAAAACGGGAAGGATGTGATGGATCTGCTCACCGAACTCAACAGGGAAGGAACCACCATCGTGATGGTAACCCACTCACAACACGATGCCTCGTTCGCACACCGCATCGTCAATCTGTTCGACGGACAAATCGTCACTGAGGTGCAGATGTAA
- a CDS encoding ABC transporter permease gives MPNLKTYLKFLSRNKLYTFVSIVGFSISLMFVIILGLYVKQELSTDDFQENKDRIFLMTHDKQAPFGNTIAQYVRDNAPEVESFARIHSRSLAIGQKGNDKVEAQALFADSTFFRIFSFPLIEGDPERVLEARKSVVITRTFAAKIFGSENPVGKSLFISDEEHTITGIMEDMPVNSILLKADFVANYNSITIFWDDQILETPNNFGFNMFFLTRPGTDLPSKAPMLLKLFKEEFWYFRDGYSDDLEFMPLKEAYFKAERSGFNDLHLNSRSTITIYMAIAILVLVIALLNYINLTVAQAGFRGKESAIKKLLGSSKANLVSQLLAESLLITTITFLAGLLLAFLAEPFFNNVLNTTLDLAHQFTPSMIAASILFLLIVSFLAGIIPALIISNFNPLEVVKGTFSRKVKSSYSKGLIIFQYTVATALLICAIFIQQQSVFLINYDMGYNREGILEISNTGLGVKQIDGFKSKLLGIPGVELVSFSSGTPLNGGENYSYTDNEQHYSFQEFRIDSAFLQIYGITIEPTGITPSKNIFYWLNRSGYKAVEVDSVTQTFRPWGNENQVEIAGIFSDFKIRNLYRDYSQLRIRWRLWNEEPQHIIVKMTPGTDYYATAKRVEKEYIQYTEGELFNARFVDEGIQQNYESVLKMSSIMSAFTLLTIIIMVMGVFAMSLYLIRQKEKEIALRKINGATEEEVMLLLNRDSLKRVAIAFVIACPVAYYVMTKWFEDFSYKIELSWWVFVVAGLAVLLLTLVSVSYMTWKAARANPVESLKGE, from the coding sequence ATGCCCAACTTAAAAACCTATCTGAAATTCCTGTCGCGAAACAAACTCTACACGTTTGTTTCGATCGTAGGCTTTTCCATCTCGTTGATGTTCGTCATCATTCTGGGATTGTACGTCAAGCAGGAATTATCGACTGATGATTTTCAAGAAAACAAAGACCGTATCTTCCTGATGACACACGACAAGCAGGCTCCCTTCGGAAATACGATAGCACAGTACGTGAGGGACAATGCACCGGAGGTGGAATCTTTTGCGCGGATACACTCCCGTTCCCTGGCGATAGGACAGAAAGGGAATGATAAGGTTGAGGCACAGGCACTGTTTGCCGATTCCACCTTCTTCCGCATTTTTTCTTTCCCGCTTATCGAAGGAGATCCGGAGCGGGTGTTGGAAGCTCGTAAGAGCGTGGTGATAACCCGGACTTTCGCCGCCAAAATATTCGGCTCGGAAAATCCGGTTGGCAAAAGCCTGTTCATCAGCGACGAAGAGCATACCATTACCGGCATTATGGAGGATATGCCGGTAAACTCCATCCTGCTCAAAGCCGATTTTGTCGCAAACTATAACTCCATCACGATCTTTTGGGATGATCAGATTCTCGAAACGCCCAACAATTTCGGATTTAACATGTTCTTCCTGACAAGGCCTGGAACGGATCTTCCTTCAAAAGCCCCGATGTTGCTCAAGTTATTCAAAGAGGAGTTCTGGTATTTCAGAGATGGCTATTCCGACGACCTGGAATTTATGCCGCTCAAAGAGGCCTATTTCAAAGCAGAAAGGTCGGGGTTCAATGATCTGCATTTGAATAGTAGGAGCACTATCACCATCTATATGGCTATCGCCATTCTAGTATTGGTGATTGCCCTCCTGAATTATATCAACCTCACGGTAGCACAAGCAGGATTCCGTGGAAAGGAGTCTGCCATCAAAAAGCTATTGGGAAGCAGCAAAGCCAATCTGGTATCCCAATTGCTTGCCGAATCACTGCTGATAACCACTATCACCTTTCTGGCGGGCCTACTGCTGGCGTTCCTTGCAGAGCCATTCTTCAACAACGTACTGAACACCACACTCGATCTGGCGCATCAGTTTACCCCGTCCATGATAGCGGCATCTATCCTGTTTCTACTTATTGTTTCGTTCTTGGCAGGTATCATCCCGGCCCTGATCATCTCCAACTTCAACCCACTCGAAGTGGTGAAAGGAACCTTCTCCAGAAAAGTAAAATCGTCCTACTCAAAAGGACTAATCATATTTCAATATACAGTCGCTACAGCATTGCTTATCTGTGCAATCTTTATCCAGCAGCAATCCGTTTTTCTGATCAACTACGACATGGGTTACAACCGTGAGGGCATTCTGGAAATATCCAATACGGGATTGGGTGTAAAGCAGATAGATGGCTTTAAATCAAAACTTTTGGGAATTCCGGGGGTGGAGTTGGTGTCATTCTCAAGCGGTACACCTCTCAACGGCGGAGAGAATTACTCATACACCGATAACGAACAGCACTATAGCTTCCAAGAATTTCGTATCGACTCTGCCTTTCTGCAGATATATGGAATCACAATTGAGCCGACCGGAATTACACCCTCGAAAAACATCTTCTACTGGTTGAACAGAAGCGGCTACAAGGCCGTAGAAGTGGATTCTGTCACACAAACATTCCGCCCTTGGGGTAATGAGAATCAAGTGGAGATCGCTGGCATCTTTAGCGATTTCAAGATACGAAACCTCTATAGGGATTATAGCCAACTCCGGATACGGTGGCGACTATGGAATGAAGAACCACAGCATATCATCGTAAAGATGACACCGGGAACCGATTATTACGCTACCGCAAAACGTGTCGAAAAAGAATATATCCAGTATACCGAGGGCGAACTGTTCAATGCCCGGTTTGTAGATGAGGGAATTCAGCAGAATTATGAAAGCGTACTGAAAATGTCATCTATCATGAGTGCCTTTACCTTACTGACCATTATCATTATGGTAATGGGGGTATTCGCCATGTCGCTTTACCTGATCCGACAGAAGGAGAAGGAAATCGCCTTGCGTAAGATCAATGGCGCTACCGAAGAGGAGGTGATGCTCTTGCTTAACCGGGATTCTCTGAAGAGAGTGGCTATCGCTTTTGTGATCGCCTGCCCCGTCGCTTATTATGTGATGACGAAGTGGTTCGAAGATTTCTCCTATAAGATTGAACTTTCATGGTGGGTATTTGTCGTTGCCGGACTGGCAGTGCTTTTACTCACACTGGTTTCGGTAAGCTATATGACGTGGAAAGCTGCTCGTGCCAACCCCGTGGAATCATTGAAGGGAGAGTAG